From Paraflavitalea devenefica, the proteins below share one genomic window:
- a CDS encoding tyrosine-type recombinase/integrase, which produces MAIQFEIFLDERRIKQKTQCFSVKLKVTHERVPMEFQTIFELNLEDWDKLKYPHLGPKLQTVKDGIRKIEAELYPHIRHPETFDFYTFHRDFIDGNPLFVKRKRKFEAPPPIPTATTFDYSKYHKDFPILNMDHPENGVISYVFCHKIKELIREERIGTAFKYRDNYNYIHKYMGNIRFVNIDVPLLRAFEKRALTLGYSKSTHGMALRDLRSVFNIAASTLGIINKEKCYPFGRGKYMIPISKKRKVALDRADLIRIWNEPATCANEAFGKSLWFFCYWGNGMNPKDLCYLKYQNVVGDYLIFERAKTQLTGRHDPKQIKAFINEDMKIIMNTWGNTDKGPGNYIFPLGMEGLDPLDTVKNIKRVTRFINDWMKRIGRRLKIKIPVITSTNRHSFATHLKNAGVATEVVQEALGHHSKDTTEIYFGTFENATVRDVSGNLVSFNQGLKGEGV; this is translated from the coding sequence ATGGCTATCCAATTTGAAATTTTTTTGGACGAACGCAGGATCAAGCAAAAGACCCAGTGTTTCTCAGTAAAACTAAAGGTGACCCACGAACGGGTACCAATGGAATTCCAGACCATCTTTGAACTTAATCTGGAAGATTGGGATAAACTGAAATATCCCCATTTGGGCCCCAAATTGCAAACCGTAAAAGATGGGATCCGGAAAATTGAGGCAGAACTTTATCCTCATATACGGCACCCGGAAACCTTCGATTTCTATACTTTTCACCGGGATTTTATCGATGGGAATCCGCTATTTGTCAAACGCAAAAGGAAATTTGAAGCGCCTCCCCCAATTCCGACCGCTACCACCTTTGATTATAGTAAGTACCACAAAGACTTTCCAATCCTAAATATGGATCATCCGGAAAATGGGGTGATTTCGTATGTTTTTTGTCATAAAATTAAAGAACTGATCCGCGAAGAAAGGATTGGAACAGCATTTAAATACAGGGACAACTATAATTATATTCATAAGTACATGGGTAACATCAGGTTTGTGAACATAGATGTTCCCTTGTTGAGGGCATTTGAAAAACGCGCATTGACATTAGGTTATAGTAAATCAACGCATGGTATGGCTCTCAGAGATCTAAGGTCTGTATTCAACATAGCCGCTAGTACACTTGGTATTATCAATAAGGAGAAATGCTACCCCTTTGGGCGAGGAAAATATATGATCCCTATTTCTAAAAAGAGAAAGGTTGCCTTGGACAGGGCCGACCTGATAAGGATTTGGAATGAACCAGCGACCTGCGCTAACGAAGCATTTGGGAAATCCCTGTGGTTTTTCTGTTACTGGGGGAACGGGATGAACCCCAAGGATCTCTGTTATCTTAAGTATCAAAATGTTGTTGGGGACTACCTCATTTTTGAACGGGCCAAAACACAGCTCACAGGCCGGCATGATCCAAAACAGATAAAAGCGTTTATAAATGAGGATATGAAAATAATCATGAATACCTGGGGCAACACCGACAAAGGCCCAGGCAATTATATATTCCCATTAGGTATGGAAGGTTTAGATCCTCTTGATACGGTAAAAAATATCAAACGGGTTACACGGTTTATTAATGACTGGATGAAACGCATCGGACGAAGGTTAAAAATTAAAATTCCAGTAATTACTTCAACTAACAGGCATAGTTTCGCAACCCATCTTAAGAATGCAGGAGTGGCTACAGAAGTGGTACAGGAAGCATTAGGGCATCACTCCAAGGATACTACCGAAATTTACTTCGGTACTTTCGAGAACGCAACGGTACGCGATGTATCCGGTAATCTGGTCTCTTTCAACCAGGGATTAAAAGGGGAAGGTGTATAA
- a CDS encoding tetratricopeptide repeat protein has protein sequence MTGTEPLWLTWALKLFGPATTVGKWLRDRWEKNHYPFYHWMKSMGLDSEKKNFEVLYFNALKKFEKEVPGDLHGLFLLKEVREAYKDDSKKKGLKDGVRSTLGVQIHLNERLHPYRKSIDGTESRFRELLQKEILESLTPQEQHQEERFDGLQEKQDLTLQGIADIKTFAGAGLEGIKGSLSMITESISQAREGHAQELKLENQELRNTLSEKDTVIAYQAKTISDLVQGKLAGPLPPPTITLAENTKLRQEDFDGEIKDIIGLIDTKNNLAAITQLEKYKARKWEQLSDDQRYIILAHIGVAYFELGREEEAAPYFIQLPDLRPETAEAFGLAAMGYASTGDCKTSEKMAIRAVQIDPLSGHAAVARIRCLQGDASINDLEAITHEDLLKNPMVALAAVTYLNAHPAGYKVEALTLLERVTASFTPGSLSYYEATELKAIIITSRLLSESIKMGKIVDSQMKGDAAKAVTWFSEAWAYYSGNDLRTTKWHVLTNRGVARKLMADLEGAEHDFRLSLEVKQEYFTYRHLALLRYETDRDNLELIATIRKNIQLSADESDELYFLELSELFRLHRYNEILEIIDRPREFADPEAEGKINYFKVQVLLGKGDPKAALELARNFAVTQPADAFGHFQVADIYCILDDVPSAQSSLEEAISHLTPDHQPVFRFMFAHLAMKLGDFESVVGLLNIEEVKMVPSVYSSWLLMALMETHQYEPAFQLAEKFYSESSPEVVAAQVLVHKHEQLGDFDAAEKIAVHTLKFFPNDRHLQTKLLAGLLRRNDRQNATLFLGSLPSDFDGADKIMLIQNAQLWAGHAAIDLALELAYEFRHQHPDDQLAGEAYIDYVRALHNQGYREFQPKSIIANNCFVQLQSANGNIVQVIIENTPTTGISHQEKSPIGKALMGKTVEQVIIISGQPYSIIQIVPKYLVTLNPKTMVRPSVSG, from the coding sequence ATGACAGGTACTGAACCTTTATGGCTCACTTGGGCACTCAAATTGTTTGGTCCGGCTACTACCGTTGGTAAATGGTTGCGGGACCGATGGGAGAAGAACCATTACCCTTTTTATCATTGGATGAAATCAATGGGGCTTGATTCGGAGAAAAAAAATTTTGAAGTGCTTTACTTTAACGCTTTAAAAAAATTTGAAAAAGAGGTTCCCGGTGATCTGCATGGGCTTTTTTTACTTAAGGAGGTCAGGGAAGCATATAAAGATGACTCCAAAAAAAAGGGACTCAAAGACGGTGTCCGCTCCACCCTTGGAGTACAGATCCACCTCAATGAACGACTTCATCCGTACCGTAAAAGTATTGATGGCACTGAATCGAGGTTCCGCGAACTGCTGCAAAAGGAAATATTAGAAAGCCTTACACCTCAGGAACAACACCAGGAGGAGCGGTTTGATGGTTTACAAGAAAAGCAGGATCTTACCTTGCAGGGAATTGCAGATATAAAGACTTTCGCCGGAGCAGGCCTGGAGGGCATAAAAGGGTCGCTGAGTATGATCACAGAATCAATTTCCCAGGCAAGGGAAGGCCATGCCCAAGAGTTGAAACTCGAAAATCAGGAGTTACGTAATACCCTATCGGAGAAGGACACGGTTATTGCCTATCAGGCCAAAACAATCTCAGACTTGGTCCAGGGGAAATTGGCAGGTCCTTTACCCCCACCCACGATTACACTCGCAGAGAACACAAAGCTCCGACAGGAGGACTTTGATGGCGAAATTAAAGATATTATTGGATTGATCGATACAAAGAATAACCTGGCAGCGATCACGCAATTGGAAAAATACAAGGCTCGCAAATGGGAACAACTCTCAGACGATCAACGATATATAATTCTGGCCCATATTGGCGTTGCTTACTTTGAGCTGGGTCGTGAGGAGGAGGCCGCTCCCTACTTTATCCAACTCCCAGACCTTCGCCCAGAAACTGCGGAGGCGTTCGGTCTTGCGGCTATGGGTTACGCCTCTACGGGGGACTGTAAGACTTCGGAGAAAATGGCGATACGTGCCGTGCAGATAGATCCGCTGTCAGGTCATGCAGCGGTAGCCCGTATTAGGTGCCTGCAAGGGGATGCATCTATCAACGACTTAGAAGCAATTACCCATGAGGATCTACTCAAGAACCCAATGGTCGCGCTGGCGGCGGTTACCTACTTAAATGCTCACCCGGCTGGTTATAAGGTCGAGGCGCTTACCCTACTGGAGCGGGTCACGGCATCATTTACGCCGGGTTCACTTTCATATTATGAAGCGACCGAGCTCAAGGCGATTATTATCACGTCACGATTATTATCCGAAAGCATTAAAATGGGTAAAATCGTTGATAGCCAAATGAAAGGAGATGCAGCGAAGGCAGTGACCTGGTTTTCAGAGGCATGGGCATATTATAGCGGTAATGACTTGCGTACTACTAAATGGCATGTATTGACCAATAGAGGTGTCGCCCGAAAACTTATGGCGGATCTTGAAGGCGCAGAACATGATTTCCGACTATCACTGGAGGTAAAGCAGGAATATTTTACCTACCGCCATCTTGCACTGCTTCGATATGAAACGGATAGGGATAATTTGGAACTAATCGCAACCATACGTAAGAATATCCAGCTTTCAGCCGATGAAAGCGATGAATTGTATTTCCTGGAGTTATCAGAACTTTTCCGACTTCATCGTTATAATGAGATTCTGGAAATTATTGATCGTCCCCGTGAATTTGCTGATCCGGAAGCTGAGGGAAAAATTAATTACTTCAAGGTCCAGGTATTACTGGGAAAGGGAGATCCGAAAGCTGCGCTGGAACTCGCCCGCAATTTTGCAGTTACACAACCTGCCGATGCATTCGGTCATTTCCAGGTTGCGGACATTTACTGCATATTAGACGATGTCCCATCCGCCCAGAGCAGCTTGGAGGAAGCTATCTCACATTTAACGCCAGACCACCAACCAGTATTTCGGTTTATGTTCGCGCATTTAGCTATGAAATTGGGTGATTTTGAATCTGTGGTCGGATTGCTAAACATTGAGGAGGTCAAAATGGTACCTAGTGTTTACAGCAGTTGGTTACTTATGGCACTGATGGAGACCCACCAATATGAGCCTGCATTCCAACTTGCTGAAAAATTCTATAGCGAATCCAGTCCTGAAGTAGTCGCTGCCCAGGTGCTGGTACATAAACATGAACAATTGGGAGATTTCGATGCTGCTGAAAAAATTGCAGTCCACACCCTAAAATTCTTCCCTAATGATAGGCACCTGCAAACTAAACTACTTGCCGGCCTGTTGAGAAGGAATGACAGGCAAAATGCGACCCTCTTTCTAGGATCCCTCCCTTCCGACTTTGACGGCGCGGACAAAATAATGTTAATCCAAAATGCGCAACTGTGGGCGGGGCATGCAGCAATCGATCTGGCATTGGAATTAGCCTATGAATTTCGGCACCAGCATCCCGATGACCAGTTAGCTGGCGAAGCCTACATCGATTACGTTCGCGCACTTCACAACCAAGGATACCGGGAGTTCCAACCAAAATCTATTATAGCAAATAATTGTTTTGTACAACTTCAATCTGCAAATGGCAATATTGTGCAGGTCATCATTGAAAACACACCAACTACGGGAATTTCTCATCAAGAAAAATCGCCAATTGGAAAGGCACTGATGGGTAAGACAGTTGAGCAAGTGATTATAATAAGTGGCCAGCCATATTCCATTATACAGATTGTTCCCAAATACCTGGTGACCTTAAACCCGAAGACAATGGTTCGCCCTTCTGTGTCTGGGTGA
- a CDS encoding helix-turn-helix domain-containing protein: MDRIIIPSEDDFKRWVKEACQETLSQWLEKLQRANSGPEGAMEPLLSRKDAAKILGISLVTLHSWMKKGLPHHRHRGRVYFVRSEVLQFLNIGSREKINNDSNGHP; the protein is encoded by the coding sequence ATGGACCGGATTATCATTCCTAGTGAAGACGACTTCAAGCGCTGGGTGAAGGAGGCATGTCAGGAAACATTGTCTCAATGGTTGGAGAAGTTGCAGCGTGCAAACTCCGGCCCCGAGGGTGCAATGGAACCATTGCTGTCCAGAAAGGACGCCGCCAAGATACTGGGAATTTCCCTGGTTACCCTGCATAGTTGGATGAAAAAGGGCTTGCCACATCATCGGCACAGGGGAAGGGTGTATTTTGTCCGAAGCGAAGTGTTGCAGTTCCTCAACATTGGATCCCGTGAAAAGATTAATAATGATTCAAATGGGCATCCATAA
- a CDS encoding caspase family protein, producing MRNAIFCLLLLVLGPGQTVAQHPSKKVQRDTTSVQAPELVLQTGHKTLLNSIVLSRSGTMIASGGADGVIKLWDAQTHTLLRTFFGHSGWVNGMSFMQNDEQLLSCGWDGDIKIWDVQTGEEIAGQQGVGEIRAMALDSAEKNLVLVGNACQVFKLSPGKLTPHWRFETGSLMTGVCFIPGTAKFAVGGWDSKVHLYNLEEKLEEPSNYEVDKWIFDVSITQDGQYLCSVGHEVAVWNTRTGQKLKVPRDVGFCWAAAFHPRSHLLALAFEYDSVLVWNLDSGQITIVPASEKSSSIVFNPEYPAVLFGGEDGTVNIFDLLTSETVRLTGEAHFAAGLGFSPNGQWLAIGWGYQNGYIGGEQRPNVRLWNLISGQQEAPLHSRQMEVKLIRYNQRGDLLAVGDEMEIDMWSLPSRNKFAHIDCWADDFGFSGDQHIYAKTSRYAFEKWNFFKALSKDSSQQYYWAGFSKNGQWAALFNSDYHLTMKNLKTGNDVVRGLRTGGMGPLAISENGQMVAYGDVGSTVTVLDVPTHKKIHSFPLYESHEQSAPAECITFSRTGKILACGGSNRATIWNVRTGRKIAVMRDHPGKLLALDISPDEKLLVTAADGESGIVRLWDMQTGKLLASLVSIQAGKDWLVIAPDGLFDGTWEAIAKVGWRVGLTTNVNRIESFYNDYFRPGLLADLANGLRPKATVDIATVLQLPGLREMMKSGMAKVERANGKTILYLTQRPTARSQVYVDGHLLDYLPEEMLQTADHQWRYKVELPGDVQFELVHKTDQTITNKDQILRKHTTSNLGDATMHVQLVGVDKYDLARSGFKPLKNSVVSAQQVGAFFKAQGADGNSLYKKINLLPPLYDSLATVQAIRTRLIEIADTAHAQDVVVLFFIGHGIVPVGQEMFFFGCYDMKGPNPKDQVNTGFNTAMLVDAIRAIKARRIVLIIDACQSGGAIESLRKIADLKRSAAPGDSNNRTISPHISVIVSSSPLEQALQPTGATSVLTQSLLEALSDSSPNNTGSIWISDIVQTISLRIPALSAHAGQTHTPMIISSGEDFPIAKPVSRQR from the coding sequence ATGAGGAATGCTATCTTCTGTTTATTGCTCCTGGTTTTAGGACCAGGCCAAACGGTGGCTCAACACCCATCGAAGAAGGTACAGCGGGATACTACTTCGGTCCAAGCCCCAGAATTGGTTTTACAAACTGGTCATAAAACCCTGCTTAATTCGATTGTGCTAAGCCGGTCTGGTACAATGATCGCCTCCGGTGGTGCCGATGGGGTGATCAAGTTATGGGACGCGCAGACCCATACCCTGCTTCGCACCTTTTTTGGCCATTCGGGCTGGGTGAACGGCATGAGTTTTATGCAAAATGACGAGCAGTTGCTGTCCTGCGGATGGGACGGAGATATCAAGATATGGGATGTGCAAACAGGAGAAGAAATTGCCGGCCAACAAGGGGTGGGTGAAATCAGGGCCATGGCCCTCGACTCTGCAGAAAAAAACCTTGTATTAGTGGGCAATGCCTGCCAAGTCTTTAAATTGTCACCGGGAAAACTTACACCCCACTGGCGATTTGAGACAGGAAGTTTGATGACAGGTGTTTGTTTTATCCCTGGGACTGCTAAGTTTGCTGTTGGCGGTTGGGATAGCAAAGTGCATCTTTATAACCTGGAAGAAAAACTGGAAGAGCCCAGCAACTATGAGGTAGATAAATGGATTTTTGATGTGAGTATAACCCAGGATGGACAATATCTATGTTCTGTGGGACATGAGGTGGCTGTATGGAATACACGAACCGGCCAAAAGCTCAAAGTACCCAGGGATGTTGGATTTTGTTGGGCTGCCGCATTCCACCCCAGGTCACATCTGTTAGCATTGGCATTTGAATACGACTCTGTGCTGGTTTGGAATTTGGATAGTGGTCAAATAACAATAGTGCCAGCCTCCGAAAAATCCAGTAGTATCGTGTTTAACCCGGAATATCCAGCGGTGTTATTTGGTGGAGAGGATGGTACAGTCAATATTTTTGATTTGTTGACCTCCGAAACGGTTCGCCTTACAGGTGAGGCCCATTTTGCGGCAGGGTTGGGTTTTAGTCCTAATGGACAATGGCTGGCCATTGGCTGGGGGTATCAAAATGGTTACATCGGTGGAGAACAGCGACCCAATGTACGATTGTGGAATCTTATTAGTGGACAGCAGGAAGCCCCTTTGCATTCCAGACAGATGGAGGTTAAACTGATCCGGTACAATCAACGCGGGGATCTGCTTGCTGTTGGCGATGAAATGGAAATTGATATGTGGTCGTTGCCCAGCAGGAATAAGTTTGCCCATATTGACTGTTGGGCTGATGATTTCGGGTTTTCGGGTGACCAGCATATTTATGCTAAAACCAGTAGGTATGCATTTGAAAAATGGAACTTTTTCAAGGCATTATCTAAGGATAGTTCTCAACAATATTATTGGGCAGGGTTTAGTAAAAATGGACAATGGGCCGCACTTTTTAATAGTGATTACCATCTCACTATGAAGAACTTAAAAACCGGTAACGATGTAGTTCGTGGATTGCGAACTGGTGGCATGGGACCCTTAGCCATCAGTGAAAATGGGCAAATGGTGGCTTATGGGGATGTAGGAAGCACGGTTACTGTACTGGATGTTCCCACTCATAAAAAAATTCACAGCTTTCCCCTATACGAGAGTCATGAACAATCCGCACCAGCTGAATGCATTACTTTTAGCCGCACCGGTAAGATCCTTGCCTGCGGTGGAAGTAATCGGGCCACTATCTGGAATGTCAGGACGGGTAGGAAAATAGCCGTGATGCGTGATCATCCAGGAAAGTTGTTGGCATTAGACATATCACCTGATGAGAAACTGCTGGTAACCGCTGCTGATGGGGAAAGTGGTATTGTGCGATTATGGGACATGCAAACCGGGAAACTATTGGCTTCGCTGGTGTCCATCCAGGCTGGTAAAGACTGGCTGGTAATTGCCCCGGATGGGCTCTTTGACGGGACCTGGGAAGCTATTGCTAAAGTTGGCTGGCGAGTGGGACTGACCACAAATGTGAACCGTATTGAATCCTTTTACAATGATTATTTTCGACCTGGTTTACTTGCAGATCTGGCAAATGGGCTTCGTCCAAAGGCCACCGTGGATATTGCAACAGTACTACAACTACCAGGATTGCGGGAGATGATGAAAAGTGGCATGGCCAAAGTGGAGCGGGCCAACGGGAAGACCATTTTATATCTCACCCAACGACCCACTGCCCGTTCACAGGTTTATGTCGATGGTCACTTACTGGATTATTTACCTGAAGAAATGCTGCAGACCGCCGATCATCAATGGCGGTATAAAGTAGAATTACCAGGTGATGTTCAATTTGAACTGGTACACAAAACCGATCAAACCATTACCAATAAAGATCAAATTCTCCGAAAACATACTACAAGCAATTTAGGGGACGCCACGATGCATGTGCAGCTCGTAGGTGTCGATAAATACGATTTAGCCCGTAGTGGATTCAAACCCCTGAAGAATTCCGTGGTCTCAGCTCAACAAGTTGGTGCGTTTTTTAAAGCACAAGGGGCAGATGGCAATTCGTTGTATAAAAAGATCAACCTATTGCCTCCGCTATATGATTCGTTGGCAACCGTTCAGGCGATCCGAACCCGCCTGATCGAAATAGCAGACACTGCCCATGCTCAGGACGTGGTAGTGTTGTTTTTTATCGGCCACGGGATTGTACCTGTGGGGCAGGAAATGTTTTTCTTTGGTTGCTACGACATGAAAGGTCCCAATCCAAAGGATCAGGTCAACACCGGATTTAATACTGCCATGTTGGTGGATGCAATTCGGGCGATAAAGGCCCGACGCATTGTACTCATCATTGATGCCTGCCAATCCGGCGGGGCGATTGAATCGCTGCGCAAAATCGCGGACCTGAAACGAAGTGCTGCCCCTGGTGACAGTAACAACCGGACAATTAGCCCTCATATTTCGGTAATTGTTTCTTCTTCGCCTCTTGAGCAGGCCTTGCAGCCCACGGGCGCGACCTCGGTGTTAACACAGAGTTTACTGGAGGCATTAAGCGACTCCTCACCCAACAACACTGGTTCAATATGGATCAGTGATATCGTACAGACAATCAGTCTCAGGATCCCTGCCTTATCAGCCCATGCTGGCCAAACCCATACTCCAATGATTATTTCCAGCGGGGAAGATTTCCCCATCGCCAAACCGGTGTCGCGGCAACGATAA
- a CDS encoding helix-turn-helix domain-containing protein, which produces MKDNSLKLSEVDLADLARVRQRIDDHPAAKNDHFELAEITLMGPNRLYLAFIQLYKVSIAEYRDTKRIELAKSMLGDQNQTLPAIAEKCGYPSEESLRNAFKKVYGRPLQVFAPARDGKSKRI; this is translated from the coding sequence ATGAAGGACAACAGCCTGAAGCTTTCTGAGGTTGATCTGGCAGACCTTGCCCGTGTGCGGCAAAGGATCGATGATCACCCTGCAGCCAAAAATGATCATTTTGAACTGGCCGAAATTACCTTAATGGGCCCGAATCGTTTATACCTGGCTTTTATTCAATTATACAAGGTAAGTATTGCTGAATATCGGGATACAAAAAGAATAGAACTGGCCAAATCTATGTTGGGTGATCAAAACCAGACACTGCCAGCTATTGCCGAAAAATGTGGTTATCCCAGTGAGGAATCATTGCGGAACGCCTTTAAAAAAGTGTATGGCCGACCGCTGCAGGTATTCGCCCCTGCCCGAGACGGCAAGTCAAAAAGAATTTAA
- a CDS encoding RNA polymerase sigma factor produces MEQYIKTPGQKENKQTSLLKVYLKSNTMKPVLNDMDLLSGLILNHTPAFSQFYTETKFPFIYFTHEKLGDWHESEIIVDNVFVKLWEMSSAEKKEKFDHLFALKKYMYTACTNAVNDRFRVKQKLIPVGDVEEKFGNISVPSTGELREAQIIEVELLKKLHREIAQLTPDRRKIFHLHMEGLNTAQIAAEMGMSEVAVRNAKFKGLQVLRKKLLPGELALLLSILNSADKVRVHQTVPGLVTESSPAKSLDEDARRSRIVGESVPRMRL; encoded by the coding sequence TTGGAACAGTACATCAAAACACCAGGGCAAAAGGAAAATAAACAAACCAGTCTTTTAAAGGTTTACCTGAAATCAAACACAATGAAACCTGTCCTTAATGATATGGATTTATTATCTGGCCTTATTCTAAACCATACGCCAGCTTTCAGCCAGTTTTACACGGAGACAAAATTTCCATTTATATATTTCACGCATGAAAAACTTGGTGATTGGCATGAATCCGAAATCATTGTTGACAATGTGTTTGTGAAGCTGTGGGAAATGTCCTCAGCGGAAAAGAAGGAGAAATTCGACCATCTTTTTGCCCTCAAAAAATACATGTACACCGCATGCACTAACGCAGTAAATGACAGGTTCAGGGTAAAACAGAAGCTCATCCCTGTGGGAGATGTCGAGGAAAAATTTGGCAACATCTCAGTGCCGAGTACCGGCGAATTGCGCGAGGCACAAATAATTGAAGTAGAGCTGCTCAAAAAACTGCATCGGGAGATAGCGCAACTTACCCCGGACCGCAGGAAAATCTTCCATTTGCATATGGAGGGCTTAAACACAGCACAAATCGCAGCAGAAATGGGGATGAGTGAGGTAGCTGTCCGTAATGCCAAGTTTAAAGGACTTCAGGTGCTCAGAAAGAAACTCCTGCCTGGAGAGCTGGCGCTGTTGCTGTCAATACTGAATTCGGCTGATAAAGTACGCGTCCATCAAACTGTTCCAGGTCTGGTCACCGAAAGCAGCCCTGCAAAGTCCCTGGACGAGGATGCGCGAAGGTCCAGAATAGTTGGGGAAAGCGTTCCCAGAATGCGCTTATAG
- a CDS encoding DUF4365 domain-containing protein, whose protein sequence is MSFYDRPLIDTAAENSERSVNALRQHFQAANGFIAREDIPDKGCDFMMEIIAKKQSTNWRFPVQLKSIENPVTIQEGRYISYPFELSRLKYLLDYKPVVGLIVFYAVREDKFYFEYAEKIYYRLKDLHPDDAWQQQDKANIHIPIENELTTHARQRIHGRMMEIFARHHQMYQEQASGYSLPSIEPVQSAVNSKDLPERAAYTLRHQGMQLFQERKISFLDKLLSQVPNQVVVNNPEIAVIAAMTYCEMGKYIDAEYFLSKSLHKKDLPPFYIQSAAWTKIKNDYLLNKTDRQTYIERTKEFRNTLDPNDRANQILFDIKIITERLQGQSFTASIPPDIDKTILDLHADINKLNTDEGHKHNLKIMNAENFGLFMHRLTDHHLQKIQWLESKGHPNTTYFKQKSIEKITSFGKKFGNIINELVTTAQQMKDQYMEAQAITVLTRYTLGSEFAILFTQGINGSIAIDKTGKRLIDQFNNSILAGNHFIKAHQYIKAYCTFCNALEFLSIIRLCHHQLEFSDEELNANVEKLRDMLKLPEYELQAPLLIEQFNTNNATSGF, encoded by the coding sequence ATGAGTTTTTATGACAGGCCACTTATTGATACGGCGGCGGAAAATTCTGAACGCAGTGTAAATGCACTTCGCCAGCACTTCCAGGCAGCCAATGGGTTTATCGCCCGCGAGGATATTCCCGATAAGGGCTGTGACTTTATGATGGAAATCATAGCCAAAAAGCAATCCACCAACTGGCGGTTTCCTGTCCAGCTAAAAAGCATCGAAAATCCTGTGACTATTCAGGAGGGCAGGTATATCTCCTACCCTTTTGAGTTATCAAGGCTGAAATATTTACTGGACTATAAGCCAGTAGTGGGCCTTATTGTCTTTTACGCAGTGAGGGAGGATAAATTTTATTTTGAATACGCGGAAAAAATTTACTACCGCTTAAAGGATCTGCACCCTGACGATGCCTGGCAGCAGCAGGACAAGGCTAATATCCATATACCTATCGAAAATGAATTGACCACCCATGCAAGGCAGCGCATTCATGGAAGAATGATGGAAATATTTGCGCGCCATCATCAAATGTACCAGGAGCAGGCGTCCGGTTATAGCTTGCCTAGTATTGAGCCGGTTCAAAGTGCAGTAAATAGTAAAGATCTACCTGAAAGAGCCGCCTACACCCTGCGTCATCAAGGCATGCAACTGTTCCAGGAAAGAAAGATCAGTTTCCTGGATAAACTATTAAGCCAGGTCCCAAACCAGGTCGTTGTGAACAATCCGGAAATTGCAGTAATTGCGGCAATGACCTACTGTGAAATGGGCAAGTACATTGATGCGGAGTATTTTTTGTCCAAATCGCTCCATAAAAAAGATCTGCCACCATTTTACATACAATCAGCCGCATGGACAAAAATCAAAAACGACTATCTGCTCAACAAAACGGACCGGCAAACATACATTGAGCGAACAAAAGAATTCAGAAATACATTGGATCCAAACGACCGGGCAAACCAGATTTTATTTGACATCAAAATCATCACAGAACGGTTACAGGGACAAAGTTTTACAGCCTCAATTCCCCCGGATATAGATAAAACTATACTTGACCTACACGCCGATATAAACAAACTTAATACGGATGAGGGTCACAAACATAATTTGAAAATAATGAATGCTGAAAACTTTGGCTTATTTATGCACCGGTTAACCGATCACCATTTGCAGAAGATTCAATGGTTGGAGAGCAAAGGCCATCCAAATACAACATACTTCAAACAAAAATCCATCGAGAAAATCACATCCTTTGGGAAGAAATTCGGCAATATAATCAACGAGCTTGTTACAACCGCCCAACAAATGAAAGACCAGTATATGGAGGCCCAGGCGATAACGGTGCTGACCCGCTATACACTAGGATCTGAATTTGCTATTCTTTTCACACAAGGGATCAACGGAAGCATTGCCATTGACAAAACAGGTAAAAGGTTGATTGATCAGTTTAATAATTCCATTTTAGCGGGCAACCATTTCATCAAGGCCCACCAGTATATCAAAGCCTATTGCACCTTTTGCAATGCACTTGAGTTTTTATCGATCATTAGACTCTGTCATCATCAATTGGAATTCTCCGATGAGGAATTGAATGCAAATGTTGAAAAATTGCGGGATATGCTGAAACTACCAGAATATGAGCTGCAAGCCCCATTATTGATCGAACAATTTAATACCAATAATGCAACCTCCGGATTCTGA